Part of the Cercospora beticola chromosome 5, complete sequence genome is shown below.
ATGCCATGTTTCTCGGCGAGCGGCATACCATCTTCTTGATTTTCGCTTTTCAATTTCTTCTTACTTGGAGAAGGACCTGTCGGACGCACAGGCGATGTCGCTCTGCGTTTGATGGAAGGCATTCTCGTAGCAGCGTAAGATCTTCTCGCAGGGTGAAAAGCAATTGCTGTTCGTCGACCGAGTATGGCCGCTTGGAGTGATTTTGTCGCGATTTTCATTCACTTTCCCAAGAATTTGTCGATCCACGCGGTCATCGCGTGCAAATGTTGCACAGGAGAACAAATGTCGCGACAAAGAAGTCTAGATCATTGTTTCGGCGCAGAGGACTGGAAGACGTCAGCGATGGCCCGAGCTCCTGGAAACGAGATCGTGGATCGTGGTTCCTGCAGATCGGATCCATTGCCACGCATCGGGCCCGATCTTGACGGTATTAGCGTCAAAATCACGAACAGCTATTTCATGTAAAGAAGGACAGGACCAAACATTCATTTGTACAGACTGTTGCTAATACTGCATGACCATTGTGACATCGAATCTGTCAAGCACGGCACAAAGCAGGTGCTAATTCTGCACTGCGAAGCATTTTCGACTAAGGACTCAAGGCCGTACAGTATGAAGAGATCGCAAGAGCAAATTTCCCTGCTATATTGCAGAGAGTGTGCCAGACTGATCTTTGCAATTGTTGGCCATACACACAGTCGCATCTCATTCCGCGTTGGCTCGCTGAACTTCATCTGCGCTCCATAAGCGGAGTTCGTCTCCTTTGCATGTCCTGAGAGACGAGCTCTCCtcgcgctgctgctcctcgtcctcgatcTAATGTTACAACTTGGCGTACGTGGATTAGACTACACGATTGCAAGGCGACGTGCACGGGTTGCGGTCCATGTGTACTTGCGCAATGCGTCTCATTCGCTCGCAGCCGACTTTGTTCACTCTCGTATGAGCCCGTTGACAATGCAGGCGTCCACCTCAAGCATCAAAATGGAGTCCGGCAGTGCGTGAGGCAATCAATAGTGCCTTATTGTGCTCGTCGTGTGCCCCTTCGGAATGCGAACGCTTGAGCATAGTGCAACGCTGTCACTGCAGCTCGAATCCCGATATTGGCACAACACCGGTATGAACGTGCGCAAGAAATGCCATGCCGGAGAAAGCAGTTGCTCCTCGACATAGAAGCATCCATCTTATTCGTTTCAGAGCCACGCCAGCGTCCACAACGCCGGCAATTGCGGCCACCTCTCCTGCCACTCAGCCAAGATGTCAGGTACCCTCTCATCAAATCCTGCTCTTGCGCCTGCACTCCCTTGGTCAAAAGCTGCCGCATTGCCACCATTCCTGACCAGATCccctctctcttctctcgccGCCTCGTTCAGCTTATCTGCCAATTCCAGAATCGCTCCGCCTCCCACTAGCGCCTCCTCATGGTTGTCCTTAATATCCACATTGAAGACATGCACAGGCCGATTCAAGGGCGAACCTCTATTGAGCAAATCGTCCACCACTGCTTCCCAACACCGATCTTCGCACGTTATCACCACATCGACTGTTCCCGCTTCCGTACCTTGAGCGCCCTTGTCCTGCGACCACTCCACGTCGTCGCCGGTATATGCCCCGTTGATCAATCGTTTGCCCACGCGCGGGACGCCAGGTCTCCAATCTTGCCAGCGCTCGGGCCCCCATTTGACGTTCTTGTTGCGCTCGAGCATGGGCAGAATGCCGTTGGCGGAATAGAGGCGTTTGTCCTTTTCCTTGAGCTCCTCGTACATGGCGGAGTAGCTGGTGGAGTTGAATTGGTAGACGTTGGGTTGGCTGATGGAGGGCCCCGGCAGGCGGACGAGACTTCCTGTTCCGAAGCTGATGGTAGGATATGGGGAGGGCGCTGTGGTCAGGCGGAGATGGGCTTCCATGGAGCGGTTGTTGTTACTGGCGCAGACGGTGCAGAAGCGGAGCTTGAAGCTGTCCCCGGTGTTCTGCGTTTGGCTGGCCTCTGAtgtctgctcttgctgtcCTGACACAGATACCGGCGACGGAGTTGGTCGCGGAGGGCCGTCGCCTGTGGTAATTTGGTCTGTGATGGCCTGTTGCCGGCTCGCGGCTTCGTCTGCGGTTTGCGGATCGCGGGCGGCGTCCATGGTGGGTGCGGCGGGTtcgggcggtggtggaggcggaggaggtcgcCGTCGAGGATCGGTGGACATTTTGCTATGCGACTAATGCGCGACTTGCGCCAGCCACTGAAGTGAAGGGAAGCCGTTTGCGCGGGAAGATGCAGCTTTCGAGCGTCAGGCGCGGTGAAGCGTGAGGCGAGGCGGGATCAGCCAGCGCTTCGGCACGTGATACAAATCGGAAGAATATCTCCACAAGGCCAGAGATGCGGTATGGGATTTTTAAGTGGTTAGTGGTGAACTTCACGAGGCATTGATCTCATCTCCAACTTTCACATGCGAGCGAGCTGTCCAAGCTGCAGCTCAAAAGGCAGGTTGGCCGAGCGCCGCTTCACGAAACTGACGCGAGCTCATATCCTGAGGCACCATGATTCTGGGAGGTGAAATCTCACTACAGCACGTCTGAATTTAAAGAAAAGGGACATAGAATTGTCCGTCATGATTAAACGAAGCGCAATGGCTCTGTTGAAGAAACGCTTCGAAATTGGTGCATCGCAAAATGCCCGTGACTACCGTGCTCATGCTATTCGTTGCAAAACACCCCGATCCCTTTGCCTTTTTCTATCTGCCCCTCGCTGCCCTGCTCCGCTCCGCTGCAACGGTCCTGAATGGAAGGAAGATAAAGGAAGGAAGAAAGGTCCGCTGTATGTGCTGCGTGCTCCCGCTTCAGGACCATGCCCGGTGCTCGGTCCCATCCTCGTACTGCATGTCGTGTTGGAACTGCAATCTAGTTGGGAGAAACGAAGCCCGTGGGCCATTGTCATCGTCATAGAAGTCCATACGCCCCAGAAAGTTCGTTTCCGCAAAATGCTCTAGCCCTCTCATGACTCTGCATCATGGAAGATATCCTCTCCGCCTATGCTGTCCTGCCTCCGCAGCTCATCTCCGCTCGGGGCCTTGCCGGGACGTGTTGGATTTCGATAGTCGAGAGGCTGCGTTGCAACACCCGCAGCAGGGGTACTCTGTGTCGGCACCAGTGGTTCTTGTAATTGACCAGCTCCCGAGCTGCCTACAGCCTCCGCTCGCGCAGGAGCAGACTCTGCGGATGCGTTTGTGGGTTGCCGCTCTGCTTGTTGAAGAGCTGCGGCTCCGCTGTCATTTGCTCCGTCGTTCTGACCAAAGTCGATGAGATCgttcttctcttgctgcgCTCCATTCTGTGGCGGCAATGTCTTCCCTTGTTGAGAGGGGAGCTTTTCGGCCTCGTCGAACGCCTCGCTGTGCTTCTGTCCAGGCAGTACCGGAGCAATGGCCAGGATCTGTTCGACCTGCTTCTGGACGGGTGCGCTATGGTCAACTTCTGCATCGATGATCCAGTCCAGGTTCTCCTCGTCACCAGGCGGTACTGCGCGGAAGAGCTTCGGCTGCCACGGCGTGTCTCCTCTCTCCGCTGCCTCCCGCCGCTGTTCGTCCtcgatcttgctcttctcatcCGTTGCCGTCTTTTGATCGGCTTTCTTGATAGCTTGTGTTGTTGCGTGCCACAGCCTCTGCGACTCTCGCGGTGCCTGCTCTTCGAGAGGCCGAGCCTTCGGAATGCTCGGCTTGGCCGTGGTTGCGTCGAAAAATTCGCTCTTCTTTCCTGTGGCAAGGTCCTTGATGTACATCTTCTCGTTCCAGTGCCCGCTCAGCTCGAACAAATTTTTCCCcgtgctgctcttcttgatGAACCCCGCGATCGCATTGTATCCTCCACCGACCCATCCCTTGACCTTGAACTCAATGTCTGCCTCCATATCCAACTCTGGGCTTCTTACGATCGCATGATCTCCCAGCTCGTACTTCATCTTGCCGAAAAGGATGCCTCGTGCATACATGTTGGGCTGTGTGATGAAGTATCTCTCGCCTCGATTCAAGAAGCGCATCACCGCGATGCCCTCCATGAAGCTACCCACGCTGTTGCCCAAGAACTTGCTACGTGGCTTGAGCGTTCCATCGATCCGGATGTTATGTTCGGGTGCCATGAAAAAGTATGAGCTCTTGGGTGGGTGGTGGCTCGTCTGCTCGCTGATGTAGTACCCCTTGGTTCCATCAGGGTAGTCCCAGTAGCCCGTGAAGACCTCACCAAGAATGGGGTTCAGAGGCTTCTTCACACCGGGGGGTTTGATGTGCCAGCCGGAGAGGTAGAATTTGGTGACAGCCGCAAACCGCTCGACCGGGTCGTCGATGGTGGGCAGGTGCAGAAGGGTCTCGGGGTGTGCCATGAAGTTCGTGATGCGCTCCAACATCGATCGCGGCTCGAGGATGAACGTAGGCAGCGTGACGCGGGACAGGTCGGCTCCAGGCCGCAGCTGTGATATGATGTGAGTGAGGACATTGCCCTGTTCTTCGCTGACGACCGTCTGGTCGCCGTCGGCGCCCTCAATGTCGCTGCGCTCTCCCTCAATCGAGCCCCGACTGCTCCCTGTCACCGAGTTCTTCCTATGACCGTGACCGAGCACCATGATCGCGGGGCTGCCTGGTGCTGGTCTGAAAAGAATCGGCAGTGGTGAAAGAGGGTGTCGTTGTCGGTGGTAATgggagagaaggagattggCGACGTCTACCTCAGAATAAGATAGCGCATGAAGAGTGAGGTTGCTGTGGTTGCGGAAGACTTGTCACAGGGAAACATCGCATGGACAAGAACAAGTCAGCCAGGATCAGGTCTCACTGCCTCGCAGCTGCCCACCAGGACGTCATTTGCCAAGCACGACGATGTTTATAGATTAATGAACTGAACCAACAAACAGCACGTCAATCTGCAGGATTATGCGCGCGATTTACTCTCGATCTTCTCGCGTATGGGATGTGGTATGCTGTTGTCTATGCTCGTTTGCTGCGTCGAGATGGCCATCGTGTGCCAGCGCCGCTCAGCTGATGAGTGTTTGGCAATCACGTTCGATGGACAGACACATGAGGCTCCTCACAACATAAAATCCGGATGCGGTCGTTCCTCAGGCCGAAGACCTCGTGAACCGTGAAATACCCGCCAAAACCATGGGTCGTTCTGACTGCACTGCTTCCGGACCCCGTGTCTGCAGACGACCATTTGTATGGTGGTTTTCTAGCTTCTCCACCCCGTCTCCTGCCAGCTAGAATATGCTTTGGAAAGAGCGACAAATGCTGCGCTGCCGACTTGCTTGCTCCAATCGAGGAATCGGCAGCACGTGCGACTGCTTCGCCGTACAGAAATAGCCCCACGCCGCCTTCACGGTCGCGACACTTCGCACACTCGACTCTGAGTTTCAACATCCAGGCGCGTCcgacgacttcgacaccACTGATGCTCGCTCAGCATCAGTGCAACAACTACGATAGCTCGCCTGCGACGAAATCACCGGATCTACCGACTGGAGATGCTTTCGCGATGCCTTACAGGCGCAGAGCCGGAGGTCGCACCGTTTGCCATACCACCTAGCTGCCTTTTGGAAAAACGCCCGACACCGTTTCATGGGGCATGCAGACAAGGTAGAATGCAGCCCAATAGCGTTCTCTACTCCAGTTGAATTCGCCCGCTGAGATCAGc
Proteins encoded:
- the SSU72 gene encoding RNA polymerase II subunit A C-terminal domain phosphatase (BUSCO:EOG09264JW6) codes for the protein MSTDPRRRPPPPPPPPEPAAPTMDAARDPQTADEAASRQQAITDQITTGDGPPRPTPSPVSVSGQQEQTSEASQTQNTGDSFKLRFCTVCASNNNRSMEAHLRLTTAPSPYPTISFGTGSLVRLPGPSISQPNVYQFNSTSYSAMYEELKEKDKRLYSANGILPMLERNKNVKWGPERWQDWRPGVPRVGKRLINGAYTGDDVEWSQDKGAQGTEAGTVDVVITCEDRCWEAVVDDLLNRGSPLNRPVHVFNVDIKDNHEEALVGGGAILELADKLNEAAREERGDLVRNGGNAAAFDQGSAGARAGFDERVPDILAEWQERWPQLPALWTLAWL
- a CDS encoding uncharacterized protein (BUSCO:EOG09262VQQ) codes for the protein MVLGHGHRKNSVTGSSRGSIEGERSDIEGADGDQTVVSEEQGNVLTHIISQLRPGADLSRVTLPTFILEPRSMLERITNFMAHPETLLHLPTIDDPVERFAAVTKFYLSGWHIKPPGVKKPLNPILGEVFTGYWDYPDGTKGYYISEQTSHHPPKSSYFFMAPEHNIRIDGTLKPRSKFLGNSVGSFMEGIAVMRFLNRGERYFITQPNMYARGILFGKMKYELGDHAIVRSPELDMEADIEFKVKGWVGGGYNAIAGFIKKSSTGKNLFELSGHWNEKMYIKDLATGKKSEFFDATTAKPSIPKARPLEEQAPRESQRLWHATTQAIKKADQKTATDEKSKIEDEQRREAAERGDTPWQPKLFRAVPPGDEENLDWIIDAEVDHSAPVQKQVEQILAIAPVLPGQKHSEAFDEAEKLPSQQGKTLPPQNGAQQEKNDLIDFGQNDGANDSGAAALQQAERQPTNASAESAPARAEAVGSSGAGQLQEPLVPTQSTPAAGVATQPLDYRNPTRPGKAPSGDELRRQDSIGGEDIFHDAES